Proteins encoded together in one Sulfoacidibacillus ferrooxidans window:
- a CDS encoding glycosyltransferase family 2 protein, with translation MTLPTVSVIIPVHNGRTTIGQTINAIEAQSIPTEIIVIDDGSTDQTTDLIKLFYPQVKCIRQEHKGPSAARNTGIQMATGDYVAFCDADDVWLPNKLQWQCAVLEHEPQIDMLVSQVTTDPNQITRNQGPWPLRPIELQEVLEGSPLPSTAIMRAGFATKIGAWDESLPVLEDLDYFARAAKIGLLVSLHLPLVYYRVRTNSLSHHTLLNYAHLKQVLARFVKDGKQLNALITGHMHGVAN, from the coding sequence ATGACACTGCCCACAGTAAGTGTGATCATTCCCGTTCACAATGGGCGCACGACTATTGGCCAAACTATAAATGCCATTGAGGCACAGTCTATCCCTACCGAAATTATCGTTATCGATGACGGTTCCACAGACCAAACAACAGACCTAATTAAGCTATTTTATCCACAGGTGAAATGCATTCGTCAGGAACATAAAGGTCCTTCCGCAGCGCGTAACACAGGCATCCAGATGGCAACAGGCGACTATGTTGCTTTTTGCGATGCTGATGATGTTTGGTTGCCAAATAAATTACAATGGCAATGTGCCGTACTCGAACATGAACCACAAATTGATATGCTTGTTAGCCAAGTCACCACTGATCCTAATCAGATCACACGCAATCAAGGCCCCTGGCCACTTCGACCTATAGAATTGCAAGAAGTATTAGAAGGAAGCCCACTTCCAAGCACGGCAATTATGCGCGCGGGATTTGCAACTAAAATTGGCGCATGGGACGAGAGTCTACCTGTACTAGAAGATCTTGATTACTTTGCTCGTGCTGCCAAGATTGGCCTACTTGTCTCCTTGCATCTACCACTGGTCTATTATCGTGTTCGGACAAATTCGTTGTCACACCACACCCTTCTTAATTATGCCCATCTGAAGCAAGTACTTGCACGCTTTGTGAAAGATGGCAAACAATTAAATGCACTCATTACAGGGCATATGCACGGTGTGGCCAACTAA
- a CDS encoding transglutaminase-like domain-containing protein, giving the protein MLVRQQWERSQRKQRYLSGKKTLVGMTTLALCTMAGAPAFAMSHSTNTHEDTVRAPMRGSSSTLILPIVANGQQINLTIPTIPENYFGDGEISVIGTIDLNGIMVNISGVKLGLNVTSGTEGVLQIIGVPYVTSIAVSGQSDTVQTGVNDALALTAINAKGESMGIPSEVRVKENVTGPQGVGTSEYGVTDGAFYAKVAGTYTITPVITEFGETVTGPSITITVTSTSTSKATGTTGTTGTTGTTGTTGTTGTTGTTGTTGTTGTTGTTGTFLSGDGQSVPSVTLQNAATNDQAFWTRASESLYVIAQTANPVNTSAQGGTMLSVAPGQTLFLAAYEATGNVPNSETTWDVNSPDAKISTTPGQMYGGTNGTQMMATAQFVASKPGVYTIQADDHGTYSVPLVITVGKSSLASVPFTESATQMGVLPLPSSLPTQTPVQAGGISYTTYPAQGTWIPISGTVNGTASSMTALLLYGGQEWSYRLPVGTNGTFSGYVESPFTGAVTVDLVPDFLSALTKNQGSLPTADYATEYTVDPTGASLTSTQAGLLSSTTMDDNVNPPYQTIADALIENSPTLNTGIEAISNYVSDLVVYDFNELNANQYVWQDAGTTFTNQSGVCENYAQLTASMLRLVGIPAQTIGGYGDATWTTPNYSDTNPQDAHEWVEAWNGSEWVMLDPTWADGNQSVNNLLTNQYFTNTVSFSETHAAQADQIGTDFSAYGRKNSLYSKSHNYDPLF; this is encoded by the coding sequence GTGCTTGTGCGGCAACAATGGGAGAGATCACAACGTAAGCAGCGTTATCTTAGTGGGAAAAAGACTTTAGTGGGGATGACAACACTTGCGCTATGCACGATGGCGGGAGCACCTGCATTTGCGATGAGCCACAGTACAAATACTCATGAAGATACAGTGCGCGCACCGATGCGAGGATCTAGTTCCACTCTCATTCTCCCAATCGTCGCCAATGGTCAGCAAATCAATTTGACCATTCCAACCATTCCAGAAAATTACTTTGGTGATGGAGAAATTTCTGTTATTGGCACGATTGATCTGAATGGGATCATGGTAAATATATCAGGAGTAAAGTTGGGGTTGAATGTAACATCTGGAACGGAAGGCGTTTTACAAATTATTGGCGTGCCATATGTGACGTCCATTGCTGTGAGCGGACAGAGTGATACGGTGCAAACGGGAGTAAATGATGCATTGGCTCTTACAGCGATCAATGCTAAGGGTGAATCAATGGGTATTCCAAGTGAAGTGCGAGTGAAGGAAAATGTGACCGGACCACAGGGTGTAGGTACATCGGAGTACGGCGTTACTGATGGTGCGTTTTATGCCAAAGTTGCAGGAACATATACGATTACACCTGTAATAACAGAATTTGGAGAGACCGTAACAGGTCCATCCATAACCATTACAGTAACTTCTACCAGCACGAGTAAAGCAACAGGAACAACAGGAACAACAGGAACAACAGGAACAACAGGAACAACAGGAACAACAGGAACAACAGGAACAACAGGAACAACAGGAACAACAGGAACAACAGGAACAACAGGAACATTTTTGTCTGGTGATGGACAGTCTGTGCCTTCCGTTACATTGCAAAATGCAGCTACAAACGATCAGGCCTTCTGGACGCGCGCGAGTGAGTCACTCTATGTGATTGCTCAAACGGCTAACCCAGTCAATACATCGGCGCAGGGTGGAACTATGTTAAGTGTAGCTCCTGGACAGACACTTTTCTTGGCTGCATACGAAGCAACTGGTAATGTTCCAAACTCTGAAACCACATGGGATGTCAATAGTCCTGATGCAAAGATTTCGACTACTCCAGGGCAAATGTATGGTGGTACAAATGGCACTCAAATGATGGCAACTGCACAATTTGTCGCGTCTAAACCAGGGGTATATACGATTCAAGCGGATGATCACGGCACGTACAGTGTTCCACTAGTGATCACTGTCGGGAAAAGCTCACTCGCAAGTGTACCTTTCACCGAATCAGCTACACAAATGGGTGTTCTGCCACTACCATCTTCTCTTCCTACACAAACACCGGTTCAGGCAGGTGGTATATCCTACACCACTTATCCAGCACAGGGGACATGGATACCGATATCTGGAACCGTTAATGGGACTGCTAGTTCTATGACAGCGTTGTTGCTCTATGGTGGGCAAGAGTGGAGCTATCGTCTTCCTGTTGGAACAAATGGCACCTTCTCAGGGTACGTGGAGTCTCCTTTTACAGGTGCAGTCACGGTTGATTTGGTTCCTGACTTTTTATCTGCACTCACGAAAAATCAGGGATCATTGCCTACTGCGGATTATGCTACAGAATATACGGTAGATCCAACAGGCGCGAGCTTAACGAGCACGCAAGCAGGGTTGCTATCTTCAACGACCATGGATGACAATGTTAATCCGCCCTACCAGACGATTGCTGATGCGCTCATTGAAAATTCACCCACTTTAAATACTGGCATTGAAGCAATTAGCAATTATGTGAGTGATTTAGTCGTATATGACTTTAATGAGCTAAACGCAAATCAGTATGTGTGGCAAGATGCAGGAACTACGTTTACTAATCAGTCGGGTGTGTGTGAAAATTATGCACAATTGACTGCATCTATGTTGCGGTTAGTGGGAATTCCGGCACAAACTATTGGTGGTTATGGAGATGCAACATGGACCACACCTAATTACTCGGATACCAATCCTCAAGATGCTCATGAGTGGGTAGAGGCATGGAATGGTTCAGAGTGGGTTATGCTCGATCCCACATGGGCTGATGGCAATCAAAGTGTCAATAATTTATTGACGAATCAATACTTTACTAATACGGTTTCTTTTTCTGAAACACATGCAGCACAAGCCGACCAGATTGGCACTGATTTTTCGGCATATGGCAGGAAAAACTCATTATATAGCAAGAGCCACAACTATGATCCATTATTTTGA
- a CDS encoding tetratricopeptide repeat protein, whose protein sequence is MFTIKNKLLGIGAAGLITAMSLTGCGTTTTTSTSPTTTVPSTTNSNKPQNNVVVKNPNGTESVIVGGSTYKGAAKLKHFESLAQSQPTNEQAQINAALSANVNSHPHLAISYYEKAIKIAPTDAIPYNNIGNIYLRTLGQPQKALPYYQKATQVNPTYAYGWWNLALCQGQLKNITAEKQTLQQALKTIPKSDPLYSTIKQLQTSVLKAK, encoded by the coding sequence ATGTTTACAATAAAAAATAAGTTGCTCGGTATAGGTGCAGCAGGTCTAATCACAGCCATGTCCCTGACAGGCTGTGGAACGACAACGACTACAAGTACATCACCTACCACGACAGTTCCTTCCACAACAAATTCGAATAAACCACAGAACAATGTTGTGGTGAAAAATCCGAATGGAACCGAGTCAGTTATAGTGGGAGGATCCACCTATAAAGGTGCTGCAAAGTTAAAACACTTTGAGTCCCTAGCCCAAAGCCAACCGACAAATGAACAAGCACAAATCAATGCTGCACTAAGTGCTAATGTCAATAGCCATCCACACCTAGCGATTAGTTATTATGAAAAAGCGATTAAGATTGCGCCAACAGATGCAATCCCTTATAACAACATTGGAAATATTTATTTGCGAACACTAGGTCAACCACAAAAGGCGTTGCCCTATTATCAAAAAGCAACACAAGTCAACCCAACCTATGCGTATGGCTGGTGGAATCTCGCCTTATGCCAAGGCCAATTGAAAAACATAACCGCAGAAAAACAAACGTTACAACAAGCACTAAAAACAATACCAAAATCCGATCCACTTTATTCGACGATTAAGCAGTTACAAACCTCTGTGTTAAAAGCAAAGTAA
- a CDS encoding glycosyl hydrolase family 18 protein, which translates to MRTKTWMTMVAIASLSFSLSTAACADSLPYKDISDSFAQTAIVQLTQAGDIHGYPNGTFRPHAVITRGQFLAYMMNVLEPYTGITAVPHGTFYPDVPPGNWDYNVVGSAQVAGWLNTYWLNLSDGFHENDQASRGDAASMFVGALEHSKFDFTLPQGVTPLTYATELGMFAGLPATANPVYFNRADAAVVLNNVLTLCKQFVAKGPVGIRGELPDVVSGSSSQTSSASTTASTASTTSSTTTSSVPFTTMVTTSGSQIDVVLGFNYGGSLASDLTEDEQDTDVNTIVYDGFHLNSSLQFNGTLPASFADTLHTYGKQVYGLFGTEDPTLLTEALATTQSRAALVQQIASVCDTSHLDGANIDFEDVPGSLESDLTAFMQQLTTALQASGMKTSIDVAVPSAGSWSQAYDYGQLGKITNYVFLMAYDEHWSGDITPGTVASLQWVQNNVNILLQDGTPADHLILGLPLYTRAWQTGNTTQMHSIPIGEMESMIASGQTTQSSFDQSVNQWVNVYNDSTGTQWEFWQDGFKNLQSMGSLAIKDQLAGVGYWQLGDETPSQWSFILPVGLGGTAIASSSSNTTGA; encoded by the coding sequence ATGCGTACAAAGACATGGATGACGATGGTTGCTATTGCATCGCTTTCTTTTAGTTTATCCACTGCAGCATGTGCTGATTCTCTTCCCTATAAGGATATATCGGATAGTTTTGCTCAAACAGCTATCGTGCAACTTACGCAAGCGGGTGATATTCATGGTTATCCTAACGGCACATTTCGACCCCATGCAGTGATTACACGAGGGCAGTTTTTGGCCTATATGATGAATGTATTAGAACCGTATACAGGAATAACTGCAGTTCCACATGGGACTTTTTATCCAGATGTGCCTCCTGGCAATTGGGATTACAACGTTGTTGGAAGCGCACAAGTTGCAGGGTGGTTAAATACTTATTGGTTAAATTTAAGTGATGGATTTCATGAAAATGATCAAGCGTCGCGTGGTGATGCCGCATCCATGTTTGTGGGGGCATTAGAGCATTCAAAGTTTGACTTTACTCTTCCGCAAGGCGTTACACCTTTGACATATGCTACTGAACTTGGCATGTTTGCAGGATTACCTGCAACTGCTAATCCAGTATACTTCAACCGCGCAGATGCAGCAGTTGTTCTTAATAACGTATTGACGTTGTGTAAGCAATTTGTAGCAAAGGGGCCCGTTGGTATTCGTGGTGAATTGCCTGACGTAGTTAGCGGATCTAGTTCACAAACGTCATCTGCTTCTACTACAGCAAGTACAGCATCAACTACGTCGTCTACGACGACATCATCCGTACCATTTACGACTATGGTAACGACGAGTGGTTCACAAATTGATGTTGTACTTGGGTTTAATTATGGGGGTAGTTTAGCTAGTGATCTTACAGAAGACGAACAGGATACGGATGTCAATACAATTGTCTATGATGGTTTTCATTTAAATAGCTCTTTACAATTCAATGGTACGTTACCTGCATCATTTGCAGATACGCTGCATACGTATGGCAAACAGGTCTATGGGTTATTTGGAACTGAAGATCCGACCTTGCTTACAGAGGCATTGGCGACAACTCAAAGCCGCGCGGCACTGGTGCAACAGATTGCTAGTGTGTGTGATACTTCACATCTTGATGGGGCCAATATTGATTTTGAAGACGTTCCTGGTTCTCTAGAGTCGGATCTCACCGCATTTATGCAACAATTAACGACGGCTTTGCAAGCTAGTGGCATGAAGACGTCGATTGATGTTGCAGTACCATCCGCTGGATCTTGGTCACAAGCGTATGATTATGGCCAACTAGGGAAGATCACAAACTATGTGTTCTTGATGGCGTATGATGAGCACTGGAGTGGCGATATCACACCTGGAACTGTAGCATCTCTACAGTGGGTGCAAAATAACGTAAATATACTTTTGCAAGATGGTACTCCTGCCGATCATTTGATTCTTGGTCTGCCACTGTATACAAGGGCGTGGCAAACTGGAAATACCACACAAATGCACAGCATACCTATTGGCGAGATGGAATCCATGATCGCAAGTGGACAAACCACCCAAAGTTCATTTGACCAATCGGTAAACCAGTGGGTTAATGTTTACAACGACAGTACAGGGACACAATGGGAATTTTGGCAGGATGGATTTAAAAATTTACAGTCTATGGGTTCTCTGGCTATTAAAGATCAGTTAGCGGGAGTGGGTTACTGGCAACTTGGAGATGAAACGCCTTCGCAGTGGTCCTTTATTTTACCGGTTGGACTTGGGGGTACAGCGATAGCTAGTTCATCATCCAATACAACGGGTGCGTAG
- a CDS encoding cytochrome P450: protein MSNHSPEGMPAILVPVQELESREARLDPFPWFSTMRKASPVRYDATRHSWDVFCYDEVLAVLKDHDTFSSVRPKLGPRLLGSVIGEDPPKHQQLRNIVSRAFTPKTVADLEPRIKAIITDLIDQAIEEHGHFDFVAKIAVPLPVIVIAELLGVPIDDRPLFKHWSDVIAKGATENSMSGLATLMSEKTQAKEELDSYFLHILNERRVDPKEDLISHLVQAEVNGEHLRDEDLLEFCILLLAAGNETTTNLLTNTVRRYCEDPSLQVYLREHLEAIDVATEESLRFYSPIQATNRYATKDVQLGGHIIHEGDQVVVWIGSANRDEQQFVAADTFVMDRHPNKHIAFGHGIHFCLGAPLARLEAHVALPAILERMYAMHFEMDGTLQPIPSSLVYGTSQMEIAYRLPS, encoded by the coding sequence ATGAGTAATCATTCACCCGAAGGAATGCCAGCTATTTTAGTGCCTGTGCAGGAATTGGAGTCGAGAGAAGCACGGCTCGATCCATTTCCATGGTTTTCTACTATGCGTAAAGCGTCACCTGTGCGCTATGACGCGACACGTCACTCGTGGGATGTTTTTTGTTATGATGAGGTACTTGCTGTGTTAAAAGATCACGATACTTTTTCTTCTGTACGGCCAAAGCTTGGTCCGCGGTTACTAGGCAGTGTCATTGGTGAAGACCCACCGAAACATCAGCAATTGCGCAATATCGTAAGTCGGGCATTTACACCGAAAACGGTAGCTGACTTAGAACCAAGGATCAAAGCGATCATTACAGACTTGATCGATCAAGCGATTGAAGAACATGGACATTTTGATTTTGTAGCGAAAATTGCTGTGCCACTACCTGTGATTGTGATTGCAGAATTACTTGGCGTACCGATTGATGATAGGCCACTTTTTAAGCACTGGTCCGATGTGATTGCAAAGGGTGCAACGGAAAATTCGATGTCGGGTTTAGCGACACTCATGTCAGAAAAGACTCAGGCAAAAGAAGAGTTGGATTCCTATTTTTTGCATATTTTGAATGAACGAAGAGTGGATCCTAAGGAAGATCTGATTTCACATCTCGTGCAAGCGGAGGTGAATGGAGAACACCTCCGTGATGAAGATCTACTTGAATTTTGCATTTTACTACTTGCGGCAGGAAATGAGACGACAACCAATCTATTGACGAATACCGTGCGTAGATATTGTGAGGATCCGTCATTACAGGTTTATCTGCGTGAACATCTAGAGGCCATCGATGTGGCAACAGAAGAATCGTTGCGGTTTTATTCTCCTATTCAAGCTACCAATCGCTATGCGACAAAAGATGTGCAACTCGGCGGGCACATAATTCATGAGGGTGATCAAGTGGTTGTGTGGATCGGATCTGCGAATCGCGATGAACAACAATTTGTAGCAGCAGACACGTTTGTTATGGACAGGCATCCAAATAAGCATATAGCATTTGGACATGGTATTCATTTTTGTCTAGGGGCACCACTTGCGCGTTTAGAAGCGCACGTTGCGCTACCAGCTATATTAGAGCGTATGTACGCTATGCATTTTGAAATGGACGGGACTCTGCAACCCATTCCAAGCTCTCTTGTTTATGGAACGAGTCAAATGGAGATTGCCTATAGACTTCCATCATAA
- a CDS encoding DUF4855 domain-containing protein, with protein MQVSRMKVVMTMAAGILGSVMTIAPAFAMTGSAATSSTSTQTSSTIPTTLQNLATTQNTSVQVDGPVDPYFEHIQNNHPGPSGGITEYSSTWTGYCRQMGRTIYTDIGSEEAISDISLTFDSNPSEGIYIPDQVTFSLSQNSKDWKSVTKNISAPTNNSGVVHVHLSIQPQIARYIKVTFPVAVWVFARNFQVSYNPALGIPKSEHLSLVPRDALVQPVVVNHFLSPWSQSTVGMSNIFLAYSGGPNQPVHSSWTTAKFVPMLGYINRTGTLAGHFFNSALFLPYGSVTTTSGWNHYVANLFAPNEQLAALNQATSQVDKKLHTPYMKTNVILSLPLPPSGSISPKGSRLQSETSAISTLLSNWSASNFSDLNLVGFYWDVESMSADQPRDVELVQHIGHTIEQDGLHFYWIPFFDANYFSDWKGMGISAAFLQPNYYELTNPSLVRLQEASNLAKKYGLGVEIEGGHDILLSPDKRNAYLNELTYFHNDQIENDTVHAFYFGDQTLIHAANSTDPAIHALYRDTYRFVIGGYPYTSYLPTDVK; from the coding sequence GCAGACTAGCAGTACCATTCCCACCACTTTGCAAAATTTAGCAACCACTCAAAATACAAGCGTTCAAGTGGATGGCCCAGTAGACCCATATTTTGAACACATTCAAAACAACCATCCTGGACCATCAGGTGGCATCACTGAGTATAGTTCAACGTGGACAGGCTATTGTCGCCAAATGGGGCGCACCATCTACACCGACATCGGATCAGAAGAGGCCATTTCGGATATTTCGTTGACATTTGATTCAAATCCATCCGAAGGAATTTATATTCCGGATCAGGTAACTTTTTCTTTATCCCAAAATAGTAAAGATTGGAAATCAGTTACCAAGAATATTTCTGCTCCAACAAATAACTCAGGCGTTGTTCATGTTCATCTCAGTATTCAACCGCAAATTGCACGCTACATAAAGGTAACATTCCCTGTTGCCGTATGGGTTTTTGCTCGCAATTTTCAAGTTAGCTATAATCCAGCATTAGGAATACCGAAGTCCGAACACCTTTCTCTTGTTCCACGGGATGCGCTCGTACAACCCGTAGTCGTAAATCACTTCCTTTCTCCATGGAGTCAAAGCACCGTTGGCATGTCAAACATTTTTCTCGCTTATTCAGGAGGACCAAACCAACCTGTACACTCTAGTTGGACTACAGCAAAGTTTGTCCCCATGCTTGGGTACATCAATCGCACAGGGACACTAGCTGGACACTTTTTTAACTCCGCACTCTTTTTACCATATGGATCTGTAACCACAACTTCCGGGTGGAATCATTACGTTGCCAACTTATTTGCGCCAAATGAACAACTTGCAGCATTAAACCAAGCGACTAGTCAAGTCGACAAGAAACTGCACACACCTTACATGAAAACAAACGTCATATTATCCTTACCTCTCCCCCCATCCGGATCGATATCACCAAAAGGTTCCCGTTTACAATCTGAGACATCAGCTATATCGACACTTCTTTCAAACTGGTCTGCATCAAATTTTTCTGATTTAAATCTTGTCGGCTTTTACTGGGATGTAGAATCCATGAGTGCAGATCAACCACGCGATGTGGAACTTGTTCAACACATAGGCCATACTATCGAACAGGATGGATTACACTTTTACTGGATCCCATTTTTTGATGCCAACTATTTTAGTGATTGGAAGGGTATGGGTATTAGTGCCGCCTTCTTACAGCCTAACTACTATGAGCTAACAAATCCCTCACTTGTTCGCCTACAAGAAGCTTCAAATCTAGCAAAAAAGTATGGCCTAGGTGTAGAAATCGAAGGTGGACACGATATCTTATTATCACCCGATAAACGCAATGCATATCTCAATGAGCTGACTTATTTCCATAATGATCAGATTGAAAATGACACAGTGCATGCATTTTACTTTGGCGATCAAACGCTCATTCATGCTGCCAACAGTACGGATCCAGCAATTCATGCACTCTATCGCGATACGTACCGTTTTGTGATAGGCGGCTATCCTTATACTTCGTATTTACCAACAGATGTAAAATAA